Genomic segment of Deinococcus multiflagellatus:
TCGGCTTTGCCGCCCTTCTGCACGTACTGTTCCACGGGCTCGGCGGGGCAGCGCAGGCCCACCCGTTCGCCTTCCCAGTAGGCTTCGCGCAGGTAGCCGATGTCGCAGATGAGGGTGCGGGCCGCGTAGTGCCCGGGGTCCGAGAGGGTGCTGGGCAGCTGCACCACCTTGAAGCGAAACCCGGTGGGCTAGGCGAGGGGATCGGTAAAGACTGCCCCCCCACCCGCCCGCACGGCAGCCAGGGCCTGCGCGCCCATCTGGGGCCTCAGTCCGCTCTCGCGGCAGTACTGAAACAGGGTGCCCACCTCCAGCGCCCGCCGCAACCCCTCGGGCGAGCCGCTGCGCCCGGCGAGCCAGAAGGGCAGGCCCAGGCGGCGCAGCTGTTCGAGGTCGACGTGGTCGCGCTCGGTGTAGACGGGCCGTCCGGTTTCGTCGTAGCCCACCTGGCCCCGGGGCGTTGTGGCCGCCAGCGGTGGGGCCGTCCACGACGAAGCCCTGAAGGCTCCCGGTGGACTTGCGGGCCAGCACCCCCGCCAGGACGTGCGAGGAGACGATGGCATAGAAGTTCGGGCGGTGAAGGGCCACGCCCCCAAAACCGAAGTCAGCGGGATCGAACGTCAGGGGCACGCTGGCGGAGGGGCTGTCACCTTTCACCTCCACCCGGAAGGTTCCGGCCTGCCCATCGGCGAAGGCGTCCATCACGCCGGGAATCTCGCGCGGAATGCCCGCTCCCATGATCACCGTGTCCACCCGGCGAGCATCGCGCCGTACAGGGCAGGCAGCGTGTGCATGTGCAGCTTGGTCAGCAGGTTGATGCCCATGGGGTTGATGTGCCCCTCGCGCGCCAGGGCCACTTCAGCGAAGCTGCCCAGCAGCGAGAGTTCCCAGGCGGTGCGGTGCGAGGTCATCGTGGGCATCGGCACGCGCCGGTAGGGCTGGCCGCGCGCGCGGCCTCCTTCCCGCAGGTAGGTGTCCACCACCCGCTGCGCCCGGTCAGCGTCCGGAAACTGGGCCAGGGCGCGGCGCATTTGGCCGCCCGGGTCGCCGTCTTGCAGCCGCCGCACGAGCAGGATGTCGATGCCGGTGCCCGACACCACGCCGAGCTGCCCAGTGCGCGAGACGGCCTGGGCCAGGCCCCAGTGGGAGATGGCGACGCCCATCCTGCCCTGAATGACGCGTGGGAGGGGGACGGGAGCGGCGGGCGAGAGGCAATGGGACGAGGCAGGAACAGCGCCGCCACGGGCGCTTTCCTTCTTCCCCACTGTGCGCCTCCCGCCGCCCCGCTCCGTCACCTTTGGAACGCGGTCAAACGCCCGGCTTAGATTCGCGCCCGAACTCCAGCCCGAATGGGCATGCTGCTCTCCCCTCTTCCTTCCTCTCGCTGACGGCTGACCACTGAACGCTGACTGCCCAAAAGGAGTGCCCCTGCCCATGACCCGGCTTCCCTGGACCGTTCTTGGCCTCGCCCTGACCTCCTCGGCGGCGGCGTTCTGCGGCTTTTTTGTGGCCAAAGCGGACAGCAAGCTGTTGAACCGCACCAATCAGGTGATCATCGCGCGACGGCAACCGCAGCGTGTTCACGATGATGAACGACTACAGCGGCGACGTGAAGGACTTTGCCCGGATCGTGCCCATTCCAGTGGTGCCAAAACGCGAGGACATTCGCATTGGCGACCCCAGCACCGTGCAGAAGCTGGACGCCTACAGCGCGCCGCGGCTGGTGGAGTATTTCGACGAGAACCCCTGCGCGCCCCCACCAATGCCCACGCCGACCACCGCCGCCCCCTCGGCCCCGCTGGAAGACCGCGCCGCCGCCCGCGCCCAGGCCCAGGGCGTGAAGATTGAAGCCAGCTACCAGGTGGGCGAATACGACATCCTGATCCTGAGCGCGCAGCAGCAGAGCGGCCTGGCCGCCTACCTGCGCGGCGAGGGTTACCGGTTGCCGGCTGGGGCCGACGGGATGCTGGGGAGCTACATCAAGGGCGGCATGAAGTTCTTTGTGGTGCGGGTGAATGTGCAGCGCTTCGAGAAAGCGGGCGGCGGGTTTCTGAATCCCATCGTGCTGTCGTACACCTCCGAGAAGTTCATGCTGCCCATTCGCCTGGGCACGCTGAATTCGCCCGGCGAGCAGGACCTGACGGTGTACCTGCTGTCGCCCGAAGGCCGCGTGGAAACCAGCAACTACCGCACGGCGCCTATCCCCACGAACAAGGAAGTGCCGCTGCTGGTGAAAAACCAGTTTGGCCCCTTCTACCGCCACCTGTTCCGGCGCGCCTACGAGCGCGAGGGCAAAAGTGTGGCCCTGCTGGAATACGCCTGGAACACCAACAACTGCGATCCCTGCTCTACCGAGCCGCCCACGCCCGAGGAACTGCAGCAGGCCGGCGTGTTCTGGCGCCAGGAAGAGGGCTGGGGCCGCCCTGCCCCCACGCCTGCCGGCAGCGCCCCACCCACTGGCCCGGCCAAGCCCGTCTACCTGACCCGGCTGCATGTGCGCTACACGGCCGCCACCTTTCCCCAGGACCTGCATTTCAAGGTCACAAAGAACCAGAACACCTTCCAGGGCCGCTATATCCTGCGCCACCCGTACAAGGGGACGGCCAGTTGCGCAGCCATGACCACCTACCGCGCTGTCCTGAAGCAGCGCGCCGAGGCCCAGGCGCAGACGCTGGCGAACCTGACCGGCTGGGACATCAACCACATCCGGGCGCGCATGGCCGGGGAACCGTAGCGCCAGGGCGCGCCCTTGTAAGAGTTCGCCCCGTAGACTTGCCCCTGATGAGCCCTGATCTTCTTCTCGTGGTGTTCGCCGGTCTGCTGGGCCTGCTGGTGGGCTCGTTTTCCAACGTGCTGATCTGGCGGCTGCCGCGCGGCGAGAACATTGCCTTTCCGCCCAGCCACTGCCCGCACTGCGACCACCGCCTGGGCGTGGTCGATCTGGTGCCGCTGTTTTCCTGGCTGGCCTTGAAAGGCAAGTGCCGTTACTGCGGGGCACCCATCAAAGCGCGCTATCCGGTGGTGGAACTGCTGACTGGCCTGGGCTACGCCACGATTGCCGCGCTGTTTCCGCCCCTCACGGTGGGCTGGGGCGCGCTGGGGCTGATGGTGCTGCTGACGCTACTGCTGGTGGGCAGCGCCATTGACCTGGACACCTACACCATTCCCGATGAGCTGACGCTGCCCGGCGTGGCGCTGGGGCTGGTGTTTGGCGCACTGAACGGGTGGTGGGGGACCCCCGCCCTACCAGACTTTGCCGGGGCCGTGCAGGGTGCGCTGCTGGGCGCCGGGCTGCTGGTGGCGATCAACCAGTTCGGGTCGTGGGTGCTGCGACGCTTTCGCGAGCGGCAGTTTCCCGAGTTTCCGCTGGGCTACCAGCAGATCAGCCTCGCGCTGCTGGCAGGTGCGTGGCTGGGGCCGTGGTGGGGCGCGGGCGTGGGCCTGCTCTCGGCAGCCGTCAACTTCGCGGCCCGGCGGGTGGTGCGCGTGCCCGAACTGCTCACCCTGGGGGGCCTGCTGGTCAGCATCACCCTGGGCAGCGCGGGCTTTGGCCCCGGCATGATCCTGATGGTGCAGGGCGCCCTGGCCGCCGCCGGCGCCGTGTCGCTGGTGTGCGGCGTGTACTGGTGGCTCCACTGGCGCCGCCACCGCGAGGACGACACCCCCGAAGCCGACGCCCAGAGCGATGCCAGTGCGATGGGCTTTGGCGACGTGAAACTGGCCGCCGTGATCGGCGCGTTCCTGGGCTGGGAGCGCCTACTGGTGGCCGTGGTGGTGGCGGTGTTCGCGGGCGCCCTGTTCGGCCTCGTGCAGATGGCCGCCAAGCGCGAGAACCGCGTGAAATTCGGCCCCTACCTCGCCCTGGGCGCCGTGGTGGCCCTGATCTGGGGCGGCCGACTGGTGGCGGAGTACCGGGGGCTGCTGGGACTGTAGAGGGGTGATGGTTGATGGGTGATGGAAAGGGCGGGTGGGATTGGTCCCCCGCCCTGACTCTTTAGTCCACCTGCACAGGCCCCGTGTGGTTGAGCCACTCTTTCCACAAGCAGACAGGCGTTTCAACCAAGACCCACCATCAACTGTCACCCATCAACCATCACCCCCTTAACTGGTCAGACCAGTCCAGATGCGTTATACTCGGTTCAATTCCCAGCCCCCCGAGGTGCCCATGACGCAGTCTGCTCCGCCGGCCACCCCCCCTCTGCACGCCCTGTTCGAGCGGCAGCGCGCCCACCGCTGGACCGCCGCCCAGACCACGGCCGCCCAGCGTCAGGCGGTGCTGCGGCGCCTGCACGACGCGATTAAACGCCGCCGCGTGGCCCTGGCCGACGCCCTGCGCGCCGACCTGGGCAAAAGCCGCGCCGAGGCCGAAATCACCGAGCTGCACCCCGTGCTGGAAGAGATCGCGCACGCCATTCGCCGCCTGCCGCGCTGGATGGCCACGCGGCGGGTGGACACCCCGGCGGTGCTGCTGGGCGCCCGAAGCGAGATTCAGCCCCAGGCGCGCGGCGTGACCCTGGTCCTGAGCCCCTGGAATTACCCCGTGAATCTGGCCCTGGCCCCACTGGTGGCCAGTCTCGCGGCGGGCAATACCGTGATCCTGAAACCCAGCGAAAAAGCCCCGCATGTGGCCCAGGCACTGGCCGACCTGCTGGCCGAGGTGTTCGAACCGCAACTGGTGGCCACCGTGCAGGGCGACGCGGACGTGGCCCGCACCCTGACCGGGCTGCCCTTTGACCACATCTTCTTTACTGGCAGCACCGCTGTGGGCCGCCACGTGATGCGCGCGGCGGCTGAGAACCTCACCAGCGTGACCCTGGAACTGGGCGGCAAGAGCCCGGCCCTGATTGACGCCAGCGCGGACCTGCGCCTGAGCGCCGAGCGGCTGGCCTGGGGCAAGCTGCTAAATGCCGGGCAGACCTGCGTGGCCCCGGATTACGTGCTGGTGCCCGAAGCGCAACGGGACGCCCTGCTGCTGGCCCTGGACGAGGTGATTGCCCGGCGCTACGGAGACCGCGCGTGGCTGCGCGCCGGGCCGGATTACGGCCGCATGGTGGACGCCGCCAGTGTGGAGCGCCTGGAGCGCCTGACCCGCCAGAGCGTGGCGGCCGGCGCGCGGGTGGTGCGTGGCGGCGAATTCAGCCCCGCCGAGCGCTTTATTGCCCCCACCATCGTGGCCGACGTGACCCCCGAGATGCCACTGATGCAGGAGGAGCTGTTCGGCCCGGTGCTGCCCGTGCTGACCTACCGCACGCTGGATGAGGCCCTGGGGCTGATTCGCCGTCTGGATACGCCGCTGGCCCTGTACCTCTTCACGGGCGACGACGCCGTGACGCGCCGGGTGCAGCAGGACACGACCAGCGGCGGCATGGTGGTCAACGGCACCGTGGTGCACCTCACCAACCCACACCTGCCTTTCGGCGGCGTGGGCCCCAGCGGCATGGGCGCCTACCACGGCGAGCACGGCTTTCTGGCTTTCAGCCACCAGCGCGCGGTCCTGACCGAGCCCACGCGCAGCCCTGTGCGCTTTCTGTACCCTCCCTATGGCCGCCCGGGGCCACGCTTCGTGGCCTGGGCCCTGCGCCTGCTGGAACGCCAGAGCGGCCCGCGCGAGTAGCCCGCGTGCAGGACCTCATACGGCTTCCGAAACATTCCGTCCCGCGTAACGGAATGTTTTCGACCGGAGGGAGCAGGAAAGACTACGGCTTCCCGGGAATTGAAGGAACATCCTGTTCTTTCCTGGATGTTCCAGAAATGGACGGAATCCGTATGACCGGCGCGGTCACCGCTGGGGGCCGCTCCAGCCGCTTCGGTTCGGATAAGGCGCTGGCCCAGGTGGACGGGCACACCCTGCTGGAGCGGGTGTGCGCCAGCCTGCGCGGCTGCTCCACCCGCCTGATCGTGGCCCCACCGGAGCGCTACGGGGTGCCGGGCTGGGCGGTGGTCCCCGACACCCGCCCTGGCCAGGGCCCGCTGGCCGGTCTGGAAGCCGCGCTGGGAGCTGCCCCGCCCGGCTGGGTCGCCTTTGCCGGCGTGGACCTGCCCGATCTGACGGCGGCGTACTGGCAGGCCCTGTGCGCGGCCCGCACCCCGGATGCCCTCAGTGTGCAGGCCCTGGACCCAGAAGGACGCCCGCAACCCCTGGCGGCGCTGTACCACACGGCCCTGAAGCCCCGGATTACCGCACTGCTGAACAGCGGCGAACGGCGCTTACGGCTGGCGGCTCTGCCGGAACACACGGTCCTGGTGCCGGGCCTGCCCCCCCTGCGGAACGTCAACACCCCGACCGATCTGCAGCAATAAAAAAGCCGCCACTTGGGCGGTTATGCCAAAGAAGATAGCGCCTTATGCGCGAAGCGTCAAGGCTATGCAGCGGTTGGCCGTGAACTTCCGAGAAGCAGCGCACGGGCCTCCCCTCCACCTTGAAGCGGCACCGAGCAGCCCACGTGCCATCCACACCTCCCTTGGCCTCTGTGTACGTTGGGCCAGCCGACGGTGGTTTCA
This window contains:
- a CDS encoding aldehyde dehydrogenase family protein; the protein is MTQSAPPATPPLHALFERQRAHRWTAAQTTAAQRQAVLRRLHDAIKRRRVALADALRADLGKSRAEAEITELHPVLEEIAHAIRRLPRWMATRRVDTPAVLLGARSEIQPQARGVTLVLSPWNYPVNLALAPLVASLAAGNTVILKPSEKAPHVAQALADLLAEVFEPQLVATVQGDADVARTLTGLPFDHIFFTGSTAVGRHVMRAAAENLTSVTLELGGKSPALIDASADLRLSAERLAWGKLLNAGQTCVAPDYVLVPEAQRDALLLALDEVIARRYGDRAWLRAGPDYGRMVDAASVERLERLTRQSVAAGARVVRGGEFSPAERFIAPTIVADVTPEMPLMQEELFGPVLPVLTYRTLDEALGLIRRLDTPLALYLFTGDDAVTRRVQQDTTSGGMVVNGTVVHLTNPHLPFGGVGPSGMGAYHGEHGFLAFSHQRAVLTEPTRSPVRFLYPPYGRPGPRFVAWALRLLERQSGPRE
- a CDS encoding prepilin peptidase; translation: MSPDLLLVVFAGLLGLLVGSFSNVLIWRLPRGENIAFPPSHCPHCDHRLGVVDLVPLFSWLALKGKCRYCGAPIKARYPVVELLTGLGYATIAALFPPLTVGWGALGLMVLLTLLLVGSAIDLDTYTIPDELTLPGVALGLVFGALNGWWGTPALPDFAGAVQGALLGAGLLVAINQFGSWVLRRFRERQFPEFPLGYQQISLALLAGAWLGPWWGAGVGLLSAAVNFAARRVVRVPELLTLGGLLVSITLGSAGFGPGMILMVQGALAAAGAVSLVCGVYWWLHWRRHREDDTPEADAQSDASAMGFGDVKLAAVIGAFLGWERLLVAVVVAVFAGALFGLVQMAAKRENRVKFGPYLALGAVVALIWGGRLVAEYRGLLGL
- the mobA gene encoding molybdenum cofactor guanylyltransferase; this encodes MDGIRMTGAVTAGGRSSRFGSDKALAQVDGHTLLERVCASLRGCSTRLIVAPPERYGVPGWAVVPDTRPGQGPLAGLEAALGAAPPGWVAFAGVDLPDLTAAYWQALCAARTPDALSVQALDPEGRPQPLAALYHTALKPRITALLNSGERRLRLAALPEHTVLVPGLPPLRNVNTPTDLQQ